A segment of the bacterium genome:
CTGCGAAGCGCGATGCATCCGCCTGCGCTGCGTCGCGCGACCCTCTGCAGATCTACGGATCTGCGATCGGATCACGCTTCTTGCTCAGGCGGCGACTCCCGCTTCTCGCTCGAATCCTCCCTGTGCAGAGATTCCCTAGCCCGCGTTTCTCAACGACGGGGCGGCATCTGCCGCCCGACAACGTCGAAGAACAGTTCCAGTACGCGGTAGGTCAGTCCCCAGACCGTGTAGCCCTGGTAGCGAAAGGACGAGTACGAGCCGCTGAATCCAGCGCGTTCGAAGCGATAGTCGTGGGAGCTGTCGCGATGCAGGATCCAGGAAAGTGGTACCCAGACTGCGGACTGAACCTCGTGGTTGGCGATGATCGTCGGCCGTTCGGGAAGCTCGTACACGTAGGACGAGATTACGATCTGCGCGGGTTTTGGCGATTTCGGCCCCCCCATCACATCGTCCAGTCGCCCGATCGGGGTCGCGAGATCTACGCCGACCTCTTCTAGGGTCTCGCGCTGAGCCGTATGCCCCATCGTTGCGTCAATGATGTCTCGTCGCCCTCCGGGGAAGGCCATCTGTCCGGACCAGGGGTCGCCCTCGCGCACGGCACGCTCGATGAAAAGCAGCTCCGGTCCGCTGCCGTCCTCAGGTTCGTGCAATACCAGCGCAACTGCGGCGTGGCCCCGGGTTTCCGCCGGGGAAGGCACCAGACTCGGCTCGTGGGAAACAATCTGGCTGCGAATTCCCTCGAGAACGAGGGGATCTGGGTCTTCAATTGTCATCGCTACGGGAAAATACCCACCAGAGAGCTATCCTGCCGCGCGTTGAGCTATTTACTTGTAACCAACGACGATGGGGTGGACTCACCGGCGCTCGTGCCGCTGGTGAAGGCCCTGGCGTTGATCGCCGAGGTCCGGGTGGTGGTGCCCGGCGGGGAGCGCAGCTGGATCGGCAAGGCGATTACCCGCTGGGCCGACATCCCGATCGAGAAGGTCAAGCGAGAGGGTATCGAGATGACGGCAGTTGGGGGTTTCCCCGCCGATTGCACCAATCTCGCCATCCATTCGCTGTTCGACGAGCCGCCCGACATGGTCGTATCGGGCGTGAACATCGGACTCAACGCAGGGCTCGGTTTCTTTCTTTCGAGCGGAACCGTCGGGGCCGCAATGGAGGGTTGGATTGCGGGCCTTCCGGCACTCGCCTTCTCGTTGGGGGTCGTCGACGGCGACCGGAACTGGAAGCGCGAGGCGCTTGGGGAGCGATCGCGTCCTTTGTGGGAGCGGGCGGCCGAAATCTCGGCCGACATCGTGCGGACCGTGCGCGAAGATCGATTCCCCGAGGGGACGGACCTGATCAATGTGAACTTCGGGCGCGATGCAGATGTCCATACACCGCGAGTCGTGACGCAGCTCGCCCCGGTCGGATACGGCGCATTGTTCGGGCAAAAAGAGGACGGAGTCTACTCCCACCAGTTCGCCGGTGGACTTCGGAACGAAGCCGATGTCCTTCCCGAGATGGACTTCGCTGTCCTGCGTCAAGGACGGGTGTCAATTACCCCGGTAAGGCTCGCGCACACCGCCGAGGTTTCGGATTCGATCCGCAGTCGTCTCTCCAGATCGGGGAGTTGATCCGATCGGCGCGGCACTTCGTGCAGCCCTTGTTGCTTCTTTGCCGAATTCGCGATTGACAGCAACGCAATCCTGGAATAGACCTCAAGCAAGAGCCTTGACGCGGTTCAGTTTTCCGTCGGTAGGCGATTCTGTCTGGGGGGGGGTCCGTCACGCGTCGCATCGCCTTCATCAATGAGAAGGGAGGTAGCTGCAAGACGACACTTGCATCGAGTGTCGGCGACTACCTCTCGCGCGTTCTCGACAAGCGAGTATTGCTGATCGACCTGGACCCTCAGGGTCAACTCGGCAAAGTACTTGGCGTCGATGTGGGTGCGGCTCGCAAGACGGCACTCGATATGTTGTTGGACGCAGTTCTCGGTGAGGACACGCGCCCGGGATTGCCGATCGTGCGCGCGCGTCATCCCAATCTCGATCTTGTTCCATCCAACAAGTCACTCGCTCTCTTTCCACAGGAAGCCGCTGAGCATGATGGCGCGGAGTACTTCTTTCTGCGTGACGCACTCGAGCGAGTCACAGGCTACGATTATGTTCTGTTCGATTCGCCTCCCTCATTCGGTTCGATCACTCTCAACATCCTGCTCGCCGCGAGTGAGGTCGTACTGCCGGTTCCACTCACATATCTCGGACTCGACGGCGCGGCCGAGATGACTCGCACCGTGGAGATGGTGCGCACCCGTTTCGATCATCCGGCGCTGCAGATCAGCATGGTCATTGCCACGTTCGCACGGCGAACCAAAATGGCGGCCGAGATCCTCGAGAAGCTGAAAGAACATTTTCCGAAACAGTTGTCCGACACGGTCCTTGGCTATTCCGTATTGATCGACGAAGCCCAGAGTCGTTCCAAGACGATTTTCGAACACGCACCG
Coding sequences within it:
- a CDS encoding CoA pyrophosphatase yields the protein MTIEDPDPLVLEGIRSQIVSHEPSLVPSPAETRGHAAVALVLHEPEDGSGPELLFIERAVREGDPWSGQMAFPGGRRDIIDATMGHTAQRETLEEVGVDLATPIGRLDDVMGGPKSPKPAQIVISSYVYELPERPTIIANHEVQSAVWVPLSWILHRDSSHDYRFERAGFSGSYSSFRYQGYTVWGLTYRVLELFFDVVGRQMPPRR
- the surE gene encoding 5'/3'-nucleotidase SurE, which produces MSYLLVTNDDGVDSPALVPLVKALALIAEVRVVVPGGERSWIGKAITRWADIPIEKVKREGIEMTAVGGFPADCTNLAIHSLFDEPPDMVVSGVNIGLNAGLGFFLSSGTVGAAMEGWIAGLPALAFSLGVVDGDRNWKREALGERSRPLWERAAEISADIVRTVREDRFPEGTDLINVNFGRDADVHTPRVVTQLAPVGYGALFGQKEDGVYSHQFAGGLRNEADVLPEMDFAVLRQGRVSITPVRLAHTAEVSDSIRSRLSRSGS
- a CDS encoding ParA family protein, whose translation is MSGGGSVTRRIAFINEKGGSCKTTLASSVGDYLSRVLDKRVLLIDLDPQGQLGKVLGVDVGAARKTALDMLLDAVLGEDTRPGLPIVRARHPNLDLVPSNKSLALFPQEAAEHDGAEYFFLRDALERVTGYDYVLFDSPPSFGSITLNILLAASEVVLPVPLTYLGLDGAAEMTRTVEMVRTRFDHPALQISMVIATFARRTKMAAEILEKLKEHFPKQLSDTVLGYSVLIDEAQSRSKTIFEHAPRSAAARWMAAISEELDSGAPARAFELRK